A section of the Pseudorasbora parva isolate DD20220531a chromosome 2, ASM2467924v1, whole genome shotgun sequence genome encodes:
- the LOC137055589 gene encoding GTPase IMAP family member 8-like, whose product MAEGPSTLTKMSVISSSPHDSMIRILLMGRKGSGKSSSGNTILGKRTFKVKKHASEVFEGKTQLGEKQVTVIDCPDIMDPDLSKEQLEELKEQLVSQCSAGLSAVLLTVPLEKPVENEEEILDFMMCLLGPEVQKYFMILFTHRDELEDLDETIEEHLKNQDHEDLQKLVTECGGKFHCFNNKSKVGDQVPELLQKIEGMVEKRGKFIMKQMRRRPSMEVPDVFFSGVSPAEDPDIVVIPERKAQIRLVLLGKTGAGKSATGNAIIGRNVFKSSGSLKSQTKQCQSATRLRVGKEISVIDTPGLYDTKLSEDEIKAELVKCITFTSPGPHAFIIVIKVGRFTEEEKNTIKKLKEVFGEQMQKYSMILFTHKNQLKKRKQTIEQYLEEGEPALKELVQSCGNRYFCLDNESAGYPEFKDLIGKLEMMVTENGGHFTNDMFKEAEEYIQEIQKQKLKEKEEQFKQKHKQVTEWQKIYWDLAEESRSEAKKSFSDTFMAELLMHPLVKGSDIRRELEKVVTLEEKERTIKEAEHKGFRHAKAVQLAIGATRQLAKQKLCTVQ is encoded by the exons ATGGCGGAGGGACCTTCCACACTTACAA AGATGTCAGTGATCAGCTCCAGTCCACATGATTCAATGATCCGGATTCTTCTCATGGGCAGGAAGGGCTCTGGGAAAAGCTCATCTGGAAACACTATACTGGGAAAAAGAACATTTAAAGTTAAGAAGCATGCATCCGAAGTGTTTGAGGGTAAAACACAGCTAGGAGAGAAGCAGGTTACTGTAATTGATTGCCCAGATATAATGGATCCAGATCTGAGTAAAGAGCAGCTGGAGGAGCTGAAAGAGCAGCTAGTCTCTCAATGTTCAGCGGGTCTCAGTGCAGTTCTGCTCACCGTTCCTCTAGAGAAACCTGTGGAAAATGAAGAAGAGATCCTGGATTTTATGATGTGTTTACTTGGTCCTGAAGTTCAGAAGTACTTCATGATTCTGTTCACACATAGAGATGAACTGGAGGATCTGGATGAGACCATTGAGGAACATCTAAAAAATCAAGATCATGAGGATCTCCAGAAACTGGTGACAGAATGTGGGGGAAAGTTTCACTGTTTTAATAACAAGAGTAAAGTGGGTGATCAGGTCCCAGAACTACTGCAGAAGATTGAAGGAATGGTGGAGAAAAGAGGGAAATTTATTATGAAACAAATGAGGAGGAGACCAAGCATGGAGGTTCCTGACGTCTTTT TTTCAGGAGTGTCTCCAGCAGAAGATCCAGATATTGTTGTGATTCCTGAGAGGAAAGCTCAGATCAGGCTGGTTCTGCTGGGAAAAACTGGAGCTGGGAAAAGTGCCACTGGAAACGCCATTATCGGCAGAAACGTGTTCAAATCTTCAGGCAGTTTAAAGTCTCAGACAAAACAGTGTCAGTCAGCAACTAGGTTGAGAGTTGGTAAAGAGATCTCAGTGATCGACACACCTGGACTTTATGATACTAAACTCAGCGAAGATGAGATTAAAGCTGAATTAGTCAAATGCATAACATTCACTTCTCCTGGACCACATGCTTTTATTATTGTGATTAAAGTGGGTCGATTCACTGAGGAGGAGAAAAATACAATAAAGAAACTTAAAGAAGTGTTTGGAGAACAGATGCAAAAATATTCCATGATCCTCTTCACTCACAAAAACCAGTTAAAGAAGAGAAAGCAAACAATTGAGCAGTATCTAGAGGAAGGTGAACCAGCTCTTAAAGAACTTGTACAGAGCTGTGGAAACCGATACTTCTGTCTGGACAATGAGTCTGCTGGTTACCCTGAGTTCAAAGATCTGATCGGTAAATTGGAGATGATGGTGACAGAAAATGGAGGACACTTTACAAATGACATGTTTAAGGAAGCAGAGGAATACATTCAGGAGATTCAGAAACAGAAACTCAAGGAGAAAGAAGAGCAGTTCAAACAAAAGCACAAACAAGTCACTGAATGGCAGAAAATATACTGGGATTTAGCAGAGGAGTCCCGAAGCGAGGCAAAGAAATCTTTTTCTGACACTTTCATGGCAGAACTTCTTATGCATCCTCTTGTAAAAGGATCAGATATACGCAGGGAACTGGAGAAGGTGGTAACCCTTGAGGAGAAAGAGCGCACCATAAAGGAGGCAGAGCACAAAGGATTCAGACATGCAAAGGCCGTTCAACTTGCAATCGGTGCCACACGACAACTAGCAAAACAGAAACTGTGTACAGTTCAGTGA